A single Ischnura elegans chromosome 13 unlocalized genomic scaffold, ioIscEleg1.1 SUPER_13_unloc_4, whole genome shotgun sequence DNA region contains:
- the LOC124173139 gene encoding zinc finger protein OZF-like, translating into MEDGEPIEGITMALESTTEALGFPAAKGMPIGATSTSYLSAEGNVMNHWNDECIDPSSLVAKTDPKVGASHFRIERNLMDDDLEICGALDTDKETNSSIPDDRQCNTKYIQSLESKGGGATMTVVEDRGGRDASNTTHNLRSIIIRGNDTSSCETVMGDNEELNNCLMKNPENRCKSNENSYHCFNCRDVFNNKNDLIKHMKIHLNGDNFEAEAKSSMGGDVFSRFFTGIGHLNRHVCVGSREMPYTCQICQKSFTYRSTLRIHLRKHTGKKPYACRICEKSFSEKGTLKIHIRTHTGERPYSCYHCEKSFSAKTYLVEHIRIHTGEKPYTCDVCGKSFNCSRERVKHLRTHTGEKPYECRICKKSFAASGTLKSHIRTHTGEKPFKCNVCSSSFGQGSALKGHMRVHTGEKPYSCQICKKSFTRSYSLSNHMRLHTGEKPYQCDICCKSFTKSAHLSRHMGVHK; encoded by the coding sequence gatTCCCGGCTGCCAAAGGAATGCCCATTGGAGCgacatcaacttcatatctgtCTGCGGAAGGAAATGTAATGAATCATTGGAATGATGAATGCATTGATCCCTCATCTCTGGTGGCAAAAACTGATCCCAAGGTTGGAGCATCCCATTTTCGGATTGAAAGAAATCTGATGGATGACGACTTGGAAATATGTGGCGCTCTAGATACTGATAAGGAAACAAAtagctcaattcctgatgatagacaatgtaatacaaaatacattcaatCACTTGAAAGCAAGGGAGGCGGAGCCACAATGACGGTTGTTGAGGATAGAGGTGGTCGTGATGCATCAAATACCACTCATAACCTCAGGTCAATCATAATCAGAGGAAATGACACAAGTAGCTGTGAGACTGTCATGGGAGACAATGAAGAGTTAAACAATTGCTTGATGAAAAATCCTGAGAACAGGTGCAAGTCAAACGAAAATTCATatcattgcttcaactgcagagatgtttttaacaacaaaaatgacttaatcaaacacatgaaaattcatttgaatggtgATAATTTTGAAGCTGAAGCAAAATCATCAATGGGAGGAGATGTGTTCAGCAGGTTTTTCACTGGTATTGGTCACCTCAATCGTCACGTGTGTGTAGGCTCGAGAGAGATGCCTTATACGTgccaaatatgccaaaaatctttCACTTATAGAAGTACTCTCAGAATTCACTTGCGAAAACACACGGGAAAGAAACCTTATGCATGCAGAATATGCGAAAAATCTTTCTCTGAGAAAGGTACTCTTAAAATTCATAtccgaacacacacgggagaaagGCCTTATTCGTGCTATcattgtgaaaagtctttctctgcaaAGACCTACTTAGTAGAACACATACGCattcacacaggagagaagccttatACCTGCGATGTGTGCGGTAAGTCCTTCAATTGCAGTAGAGAACGGGTTAAACACTTGCGAACGCACACGGGAGAAAAACCTTATGAGTGCAGAATCTGCAAAAAATCATTTGCCGCCAGTGGTACTCTCAAAAGTCACATAAGGACACACACAGGGGAAAAGCCTTTTAAATGTAACGTGTGCAGCAGTTCCTTCGGTCAAGGGAGTGCCCTGAAGGGTCACATGCGTGTACACACGGGGGAGAAACCATATTCGTGCcaaatctgcaaaaaatctttcactcGGAGTTATTCTCTGTCCAATCACATGCGAttacacacaggagagaaaccttatCAATGTGACATTTGTTGCAAGTCTTTTACTAAAAGTGCTCACCTTAGCCGTCACATGGGTGTACATAAATGA